One genomic segment of Gossypium arboreum isolate Shixiya-1 chromosome 3, ASM2569848v2, whole genome shotgun sequence includes these proteins:
- the LOC108465664 gene encoding protein decapping 5-like isoform X1, whose product MNFICDAISNKQRRRPPSSQSETLISIFSVHFLSLLNSHVIARKKKRDRLMETGSSSTKSGSTADSYIGSVISLTSKSEIRYEGVLYNINPDESSIGLKNVRSFGTEGRKKDGPQVPPSDKVYEYILFRGSDIKDLQVKSSPPAQPTPPINDDPAIIQSQFPHPVSTTTSALSAATRPLTDPTTHAAQMGLPGSNYQAALPLYLPGGNLRSWGASPPPPAANGNGLPMPMYWEGYYGPPNRPPHLHHQSLLRHSPGQSMPPFMQQPMQYPNFNASFPIGLGNLQSSSLPEAPPPLFPSSTGSPNVTSTSSDLPPAPSASLASEALLNKAPSPAISPAALGASLPAISPLTTGPELNPIVPPIAHKPSTNPTFLHQTTSQAASSIIGVSNSVSMETPTPSMVTPGQLLESGTTVVPSPQPDATVHKDVEVVQVFSSPTEPSAPVVSEAQPPILPLPRAAHKPNGPSFQPRHGYRGRGRGRGTWNSRPVTKFTEDFDFIAMNEKFKKDEVWGHLGKSRKSNSKDKEGDASDEVGYQDEDDAETSKVQAKPVYNKDDFFDTLSCNALDNNTQNGRPRFSEQMKLDTETSGFFSGHRGGRGGRFGGGYHGRGYGHVGRGSGRAMSMRTP is encoded by the exons ATGAATTTTATCTGCGATGCTATCTCAAATAAACAAAGGCGTCGTCCACCCAGTTCACAATCTGAAACCCTAATCTCTATCTTTTCAGTTCACTTTCTCTCTCTATTAAATTCTCATGTTATAgcaaggaagaagaaaagagatCGGTTAATGGAGACGGGCAGTTCGAGTACGAAGTCGGGTTCAACAGCCGATTCCTACATTGGAAGCGTAATAAGCTTAACTTCCAAGAGTGAGATCAGATACGAGGGCGTTCTTTACAACATCAACCCTGACGAGTCCAGTATTGGATTAAAAAACG TACGATCATTTGGAACTGAAGGAAGGAAAAAAGATGGTCCGCAAGTACCCCCAAGTGACAAAGTTTATGAGTACATATTATTCCGCGGAAGTGACATTAAG GATTTACAAGTTAAATCTTCACCACCTGCACAGCCTACCCCACCCATAAATGATGATCCTGCAATTATCCAG TCTCAGTTTCCGCACCCAGTTTCCACAACTACAAGCGCGCTTTCTGCTGCTACCCGACCTTTAACCGATCCTACTACACATGCTGCTCAAATGGGACTACCGGGGTCTAATTATCAAGCAGCCCTACCTTTATATCTACCTGGAGGGAACTTACGTTCATGGGGGGCATCGCCTCCACCTCCAGCTGCTAATGGTAATGGGCTTCCTATGCCAATGTATTGGGAAGGATACTATGGTCCCCCAAACCGGCCTCCACATTTGCACCATCAATCTTTGCTTAGGCACTCTCCAGGACAATCAATGCCACCTTTCATGCAGCAACCGATGCAATATCCAAATTTTAATGCCTCTTTTCCTATTGGACTTGGCAACTTACAGAGTTCAAGTTTGCCTGAAGCTCCTCCTCCTTTATTTCCTTCCAGTACAGGTTCCCCTAATGTAACTTCTACGTCGTCTGATTTGCCTCCTGCACCCTCTGCTTCACTAGCTTCAGAAGCCTTGCTTAATAAAGCTCCAAGTCCTGCAATTTCTCCAGCTGCTCTTGGTGCTAGCTTACCAGCAATTTCTCCTTTGACTACTGGTCCAGAATTAAATCCTATTGTACCACCAATTGCCCACAAGCCAAGTACTAATCCTACCTTTTTGCATCAAACTACTTCTCAGGCTGCATCCTCTATAATTGGGGTTTCGAATTCCGTTTCCATGGAAACACCTACACCATCAATGGTGACCCCTGGTCAGCTCTTAGAGTCGGGAACAACTGTTGTTCCTTCACCACAGCCTGATGCAACTGTTCATAAAGATGTAGAAGTGGTTCAAGTGTTCTCGTCACCAACTGAACCATCAGCACCTGTTGTCTCAGAAGCTCAGCCTCCAATATTGCCATTACCTCGTGCTGCCCATAAG CCAAATGGACCTTCCTTCCAACCTCGTCATGGTTATAGAGGACGTGGACGAGGAAGAGGAACTTGG AATTCACGTCCAGTTACAAAATTTACTGAGGACTTCGATTTCATTGCAATGAATGAGAAATTCAAGAAAGATGAAGTATGGGGTCATCTTGGTAAGAGTAGGAAATCAAATTCTAAGGATAAAGAAGGGGATGCCAGTGATGAAGTTGGTTATCAAGATGAAGATGATGCCGAAACATCTAAGGTTCAAGCCAAG CCTGTTTACAATAAGGATGACTTTTTTGATACTCTCTCCTGCAATGCCCTTGATAACAACACACAAAATGGAAGGCCAAGATTCTCTGAGCAGATGAAATTGGACACAGAG ACTTCTGGTTTTTTTTCAGGACATCGAGGTGGACGTGGTGGTCGCTTTGGGGGTGGTTATCATGGAAGAGGGTATGGGCATGTGGGGAGGGGTAGTGGGCGAGCTATGTCTATGCGAACTCCATAG
- the LOC108465665 gene encoding uncharacterized protein At1g26090, chloroplastic, with the protein MSSVLVSSPVIFPLSNSKSKSSLWSPSRRTISQLSVNNGDDIIDSSSKTPRLITFLGKGGSGKTISSVFAAQHYAMAGLSTCLVLQGQDRTADCLLNCKIDSSPTLCTRNLSVVRLETTKMLLEPLNELKKADGRLNLTQGVLEGVVGEELGVLPGMDSIFSLLALVRLLGLFGKRARKNHQNDKFDIIIYDGISTEETLRMIGASSKARLYLKYLRSMAEKTDLGRLAGPSLLRLVDEAMGISGNPSQLTGTISAEIWDSLERILERGSSGSYQFGCFLVMNPNISISISSALRFWGCAIQADTQVGGAFAIPTHHLDVESVENLKKNLYPLPFACIPNLAVDSPQDWNAIMMNNSVEGARGLLSLPASQKVSSVIFDTAKKTATLLMPGFEKSDIKLYQYRGGSELLVEAGDQRRVISLPPQMQGKVGGAKFIERSLVITIR; encoded by the exons atgtCCTCTGTGCTTGTGTCTTCCCCTGTTATCTTCCCTCTCTCCAATTCCAAGTCCAAATCCAGTCTTTGGAGTCCCTCACGAAGAACAATCTCTCAACTTTCGGTCAACAATGGTGATGACATCATTGATTCTTCTTCAAAAACTCCAAGATTGATCACCTTCTTAGGCAAAGGCGGCTCCGGCAAGACCATCTCCTCTGTTTTCGCTGCCCAG CATTATGCAATGGCTGGACTCAGCACATGCTTAGTGTTACAAGGACAGGATCGCACTGCTGACTGTCTTCTCAATTGTAAGATCGACTCCTCTCCTACTCTATGCACCCGCAACCTTTCTGTTGTTAGGCTGGAAACTACTAAA ATGCTTCTTGAACCTCTAAATGAGCTGAAGAAAGCAGATGGCCGTCTTAATTTGACACAAGGAGTTCTGGAAGGG GTTGTTGGAGAAGAGCTTGGGGTGCTTCCCGGAATGGATTCTATCTTTTCACTACTTGCACTTGTGAGGCTTCTGGGTTTATTCGGGAAACGGGCTCGGAAGAACCATCAAAACGATAAATTTGACATTATCATATATGATGGTATCAGCACCGAAGAAACCCTAAGAATGATAGGTGCAAGCAGTAAAGCAAG ACTCTACTTGAAGTACCTGCGGAGCATGGCTGAGAAAACTGACCTTGGGAGATTGGCTGGTCCTTCACTCCTGAGACTCGTAGATGAAGCTATGGGCATAAGTGGTAACCCATCCCAACTCACTGGAACAATCAGTGCTGAAATATGGGACAGTCTAGAACGAATTCTTGAG AGAGGATCTTCAGGATCTTATCAATTTGGGTGCTTTCTTGTGATGAATCCAaacatttcaatatcaatcagttCAGCATTACGTTTCTGGGGTTGTGCAATCCAAGCTGATACACAGGTGGGTGGTGCATTTGCCATTCCTACCCATCATTTGGATGTTGAATCAGTGGAAAATCTGAAGAAGAATTTGTATCCCTTGCCTTTTGCTTGTATTCCGAATCTTGCAGTGGATTCCCCTCAAGATTGGAATGCCATCATGATGAACAATAGCGTGGAGGGTGCAAGGGGTCTTCTTTCTTTGCCAGCAAGCCAGAAGGTTTCATCTGTGATTTTTGACACAGCAAAGAAAACAGCAACCCTTCTCATGCCAGGTTTCGAGAAGTCAGACATCAAGCTATATCAA TATAGAGGAGGATCAGAGTTGCTGGTGGAAGCGGGGGACCAAAGACGAGTCATTTCTCTCCCACCACAAATGCAAGGTAAGGTAGGAGGCGCCAAGTTCATTGAAAGAAGTCTTGTAATCACTATTCGATAA
- the LOC108465666 gene encoding sialyltransferase-like protein 1 gives MRSRSQFQSHKKSTLLPLVCAAAFFSLLLFGIQSSFFSGRINRKIDLGKEKVQVSDLSPQELRSLADFQTSVQQCVANRGLGLTAHLVDLCKLTLKFPEGTNSTWYNEQFKVFEPLEYHYDICDAILLWEQYRNMTTVLTREYLDARPDGWLDYAAKRIAQLGADKCYNQTLCEEHLNVLLPAKPPFHPRQFRTCAVVGNSGDLLKTEFGKEIDSHDAVIRDNEAPVNEKYAKYVGLKRDFRLVVRGAARNMIKILKGSDDEVLIIKSVTHKDFNDMIKSIPNPVYLFQGIVLRRGAKGTGMKSIELALSMCDIVDIYGFTVDPGYTEWTRYFSTPRKGHNPLQGRAYYQLLECLGVIRIHSPMRAKRKQDWSDVPSREMINRAHAAALHFKRGPDGQLGQFGSCKVWGNVDPDDSGPISGSSDMSDVRKHSNYSKWETMPFKSIRKEAQDHFKQMEGVSMYKIDGNKLDDLVCVRHSVNLKG, from the exons ATGAGATCTCGGTCTCAGTTTCAGTCTCACAAGAAATCCACGCTTCTCCCTCTGGTTTGCGCTGCTGcattcttttctcttcttcttttcggAATCCAATCTTCTTTCTTCTCAG GTCGTATTAACAGAAAAATAGATCTCGGTAAAGAAAAAGTGCAGGTATCAGATCTCAGCCCTCAGGAACTCAGGAGTTTAGCCGACTTTCAAACCAGTGTTCAACAATGCGTG GCGAATAGAGGACTTGGACTCACTGCACATCTTGTCGACCTTTGCAAATTGACTCTTAAGTTTCCTGAAGGCACAAACAGCACTTGG TATAATGAGCAGTTTAAGGTTTTTGAACCATTGGAGTACCATTATGATATTTGTGATGCCATTCTTTTGTGGGAACAG TACCGTAACATGACAACAGTGTTAACTAGAGAATATCTAGATGCCCGGCCAGATGGATGGTTGGACTATGCAGCAAAAAGGATTGCACAATT GGGAGCTGATAAATGCTACAATCAAACACTTTGTGAAGAACATCTTAATGTGCTTCTACCAGCAAAGCCCCCATTCCACCCACGCCAGTTTCGCACATGTGCAGTTGTTGGGAACTCAGGTGATCTATTAAAGACAGAATTTGGGAAAGAAATTGATAGTCATGACGCTGTTATACGAGACAATGAGGCTCCTGTCAATGAG AAATATGCCAAATACGTTGGTCTTAAGAGGGATTTCCGCCTTGTGGTACGGGGTGCTGCTCGAAACATGATTAAGATTCTCAAAGGATCCG ATGATGAGGTACTTATAATCAAGAGTGTCACCCATAAGGACTTCAATGATATGATCAAG AGCATTCCGAATCCTGTTTATCTCTTTCAAGGAATTGTTCTACGTAGGGGTGCCAAAGGAACTGGAATGAAATCTATAGAGCTAGCACTTTCTATGTGCGATATTGTTGATATATATGGTTTCACTGTTGATCCAGGCTATACTGAATG GACAAGGTACTTCTCGACACCAAGGAAAGGGCATAATCCACTTCAAGGAAGAGCATATTATCAACTGCTAGAGTGCCTTGGT GTTATTAGAATTCATTCTCCTATGAGAGCCAAGAGGAAGCAAGACTGGTCCGATGTACCAAGTAGAGAAATGATAAACAGAGCTCATGCTGCTGCCTTGCACTTTAAAAGGGGTCCAGATGGTCAATTGGGACAGTTTGGTAGTTGCAAGGTATGGGGTAATGTGGACCCAGACGACAGTGGGCCCATTTCAGGATCTTCAGACATGAGCGATGTGAGGAAACACTCAAATTACAGCAAATGGGAAACCATGCCTTTTAAGAGCATAAGAAAGGAAGCGCAAGATCATTTTAAGCAAATGGAAGGTGTTTCTATGTATAAAATAGATGGTAACAAATTGGACGATCTAGTATGCGTGAGACATTCTGTAAACCTCAAGGGCTAA
- the LOC108465664 gene encoding protein decapping 5-like isoform X2 — MNFICDAISNKQRRRPPSSQSETLISIFSVHFLSLLNSHVIARKKKRDRLMETGSSSTKSGSTADSYIGSVISLTSKSEIRYEGVLYNINPDESSIGLKNVRSFGTEGRKKDGPQVPPSDKVYEYILFRGSDIKDLQVKSSPPAQPTPPINDDPAIIQSQFPHPVSTTTSALSAATRPLTDPTTHAAQMGLPGSNYQAALPLYLPGGNLRSWGASPPPPAANGNGLPMPMYWEGYYGPPNRPPHLHHQSLLRHSPGQSMPPFMQQPMQYPNFNASFPIGLGNLQSSSLPEAPPPLFPSSTGSPNVTSTSSDLPPAPSASLASEALLNKAPSPAISPAALGASLPAISPLTTGPELNPIVPPIAHKPSTNPTFLHQTTSQAASSIIGVSNSVSMETPTPSMVTPGQLLESGTTVVPSPQPDATVHKDVEVVQVFSSPTEPSAPVVSEAQPPILPLPRAAHKPNGPSFQPRHGYRGRGRGRGTWNSRPVTKFTEDFDFIAMNEKFKKDEVWGHLGKSRKSNSKDKEGDASDEVGYQDEDDAETSKPVYNKDDFFDTLSCNALDNNTQNGRPRFSEQMKLDTETSGFFSGHRGGRGGRFGGGYHGRGYGHVGRGSGRAMSMRTP; from the exons ATGAATTTTATCTGCGATGCTATCTCAAATAAACAAAGGCGTCGTCCACCCAGTTCACAATCTGAAACCCTAATCTCTATCTTTTCAGTTCACTTTCTCTCTCTATTAAATTCTCATGTTATAgcaaggaagaagaaaagagatCGGTTAATGGAGACGGGCAGTTCGAGTACGAAGTCGGGTTCAACAGCCGATTCCTACATTGGAAGCGTAATAAGCTTAACTTCCAAGAGTGAGATCAGATACGAGGGCGTTCTTTACAACATCAACCCTGACGAGTCCAGTATTGGATTAAAAAACG TACGATCATTTGGAACTGAAGGAAGGAAAAAAGATGGTCCGCAAGTACCCCCAAGTGACAAAGTTTATGAGTACATATTATTCCGCGGAAGTGACATTAAG GATTTACAAGTTAAATCTTCACCACCTGCACAGCCTACCCCACCCATAAATGATGATCCTGCAATTATCCAG TCTCAGTTTCCGCACCCAGTTTCCACAACTACAAGCGCGCTTTCTGCTGCTACCCGACCTTTAACCGATCCTACTACACATGCTGCTCAAATGGGACTACCGGGGTCTAATTATCAAGCAGCCCTACCTTTATATCTACCTGGAGGGAACTTACGTTCATGGGGGGCATCGCCTCCACCTCCAGCTGCTAATGGTAATGGGCTTCCTATGCCAATGTATTGGGAAGGATACTATGGTCCCCCAAACCGGCCTCCACATTTGCACCATCAATCTTTGCTTAGGCACTCTCCAGGACAATCAATGCCACCTTTCATGCAGCAACCGATGCAATATCCAAATTTTAATGCCTCTTTTCCTATTGGACTTGGCAACTTACAGAGTTCAAGTTTGCCTGAAGCTCCTCCTCCTTTATTTCCTTCCAGTACAGGTTCCCCTAATGTAACTTCTACGTCGTCTGATTTGCCTCCTGCACCCTCTGCTTCACTAGCTTCAGAAGCCTTGCTTAATAAAGCTCCAAGTCCTGCAATTTCTCCAGCTGCTCTTGGTGCTAGCTTACCAGCAATTTCTCCTTTGACTACTGGTCCAGAATTAAATCCTATTGTACCACCAATTGCCCACAAGCCAAGTACTAATCCTACCTTTTTGCATCAAACTACTTCTCAGGCTGCATCCTCTATAATTGGGGTTTCGAATTCCGTTTCCATGGAAACACCTACACCATCAATGGTGACCCCTGGTCAGCTCTTAGAGTCGGGAACAACTGTTGTTCCTTCACCACAGCCTGATGCAACTGTTCATAAAGATGTAGAAGTGGTTCAAGTGTTCTCGTCACCAACTGAACCATCAGCACCTGTTGTCTCAGAAGCTCAGCCTCCAATATTGCCATTACCTCGTGCTGCCCATAAG CCAAATGGACCTTCCTTCCAACCTCGTCATGGTTATAGAGGACGTGGACGAGGAAGAGGAACTTGG AATTCACGTCCAGTTACAAAATTTACTGAGGACTTCGATTTCATTGCAATGAATGAGAAATTCAAGAAAGATGAAGTATGGGGTCATCTTGGTAAGAGTAGGAAATCAAATTCTAAGGATAAAGAAGGGGATGCCAGTGATGAAGTTGGTTATCAAGATGAAGATGATGCCGAAACATCTAAG CCTGTTTACAATAAGGATGACTTTTTTGATACTCTCTCCTGCAATGCCCTTGATAACAACACACAAAATGGAAGGCCAAGATTCTCTGAGCAGATGAAATTGGACACAGAG ACTTCTGGTTTTTTTTCAGGACATCGAGGTGGACGTGGTGGTCGCTTTGGGGGTGGTTATCATGGAAGAGGGTATGGGCATGTGGGGAGGGGTAGTGGGCGAGCTATGTCTATGCGAACTCCATAG